A part of Capsicum annuum cultivar UCD-10X-F1 chromosome 6, UCD10Xv1.1, whole genome shotgun sequence genomic DNA contains:
- the LOC107876086 gene encoding zinc finger protein GAI-ASSOCIATED FACTOR 1 isoform X2 translates to MSILTSEEAAASLSSCNMNNDTTTGAFCYPSRQHLATPQYQNSPQQIKKKRNQPGNPDPESEVIALSPKTLVATNRFFCEICNKGFQRDQNLQLHRRGHNLPWKLKKRENKEVVRKKVYICPELSCVHHDPSRALGDLTGIKKHYSRKHGEKKWKCEKCSKRYAVQSDCKAHFKTCGTREYKCECGTIFSRRDSFITHRAFCDTLAVENARISASITGNPTILPSQMNLQFQKPHYFNSHDQIPATFSMKKEQPTSDFRHIDIPPWLMMTTNCQPFAGDGTASGSTPQNNFSSSSVFFPAATRLDQQYTHKDLNDLHDNPNPNLPEPRSGYHSTGESAAASPHNISATALLQKAGQFGATISNKASAVVSAATYNTGPTLLMRQIPHNTHVSVTNTTASATKQIHQNNLSSREEQMMTTSTTITTTTGPANISGIMTSFSNFANGFEGSTTFEEDAILFSTGFTNLNSKKEDDDHQLYEEDMTKDFLGLRPLSHTDHDIFNIAGLVNSTTEHDDDQFKIHKTWQS, encoded by the exons ATGTCCATTTTAACTAGTGAAGAAGCTGCTGCAAGTTTATCTTCTTGCAACATGAATAATGATACTACTACTGGAGCCTTTTGCTATCCATCTCGGCAGCACTTAGCTACTCCCCAATATCAAAATTCACcacaacaaatcaagaaaaagaGAAACCAGCCAGGCAATCCAG ATCCAGAATCAGAAGTGATAGCTTTATCACCCAAGACACTAGTGGCAACCAACAGATTCTTTTGTGAAATTTGTAACAAAGGATTTCAAAGAGACCAAAATCTACAACTCCATAGAAGAGGTCACAATTTACCATGGAAgttaaagaagagagaaaataaagaagttgTAAGGAAGAAAGTGTATATTTGTCCAGAGTTGAGTTGTGTGCATCATGACCCATCTAGGGCATTAGGGGACCTTACTGGAATTAAGAAACATTATAGCAGAAAACATGGTGAGAAGAAGTGGAAATGTGAGAAATGTTCAAAGCGTTATGCTGTTCAATCTGATTGTAAAGCTCACTTCAAGACTTGTGGCACTAGAGAATACAAATGTGAATGTGGGACTATTTTTTCAAG ACGAGATAGTTTCATCACACACAGAGCATTCTGCGACACTTTAGCTGTGGAGAATGCAAGAATATCAGCATCAATAACTGGAAATCCAACAATTTTACCATCTCAAATGAACCTCCAGTTCCAAAAACCTCACTACTTCAACAGCCATGACCAAATTCCAGCTACATTTTCAATGAAAAAAGAGCAGCCTACTAGTGATTTCAGACATATTGATATTCCTCCATGGCTAATGATGACTACTAATTGTCAACCATTTGCTGGAGATGGAACAGCTTCTGGGTCTACACCACAAAATAATTTTAGCTCATCTTCAGTATTCTTCCCAGCTGCTACTAGGTTAGATCAACAATACACGCACAAAGATTTAAATGATCTTCATGACAACCCAAACCCTAATCTCCCAG AACCTAGGTCAGGTTACCATTCAACAGGAGAATCAGCTGCAGCCTCTCCACACAATATTTCTGCAACTGCATTGCTGCAGAAAGCAGGTCAGTTTGGTGCTACAATTAGTAACAAAGCAAGTGCTGTCGTCTCTGCTGCTACTTATAACACAGGTCCAACCTTGTTGATGAGACAAATACCCCACAATACTCACGTGTCTGTTACTAATACTACTGCTTCTGCTACCAAACAAATTCATCAGAATAATTTGTCATCACGTGAAGAGCAGATGATGACAACTAgcactactattactactactactggACCTGCAAATATAAGTGGCATCATGACATCTTTTTCTAATTTTGCTAATGGGTTTGAAGGGTCAACGACGTTTGAAGAAGATGCAATATTATTCAGTACTGGATTTACCAATTTGAATTCCAAGAAAGAGGATGATGATCATCAGCTGTATGAGGAGGATATGACTAAGGATTTCTTGGGTTTAAGACCTCTTTCTCATACTGATCATGACATTTTCAACATTGCTGGTCTTGTTAATAGTACTACTGAACATGATGATGATCagtttaaaattcataaaacttGGCAAAGTTAA
- the LOC107876086 gene encoding zinc finger protein GAI-ASSOCIATED FACTOR 1 isoform X1 — MSILTSEEAAASLSSCNMNNDTTTGAFCYPSRQHLATPQYQNSPQQIKKKRNQPGNPDPESEVIALSPKTLVATNRFFCEICNKGFQRDQNLQLHRRGHNLPWKLKKRENKEVVRKKVYICPELSCVHHDPSRALGDLTGIKKHYSRKHGEKKWKCEKCSKRYAVQSDCKAHFKTCGTREYKCECGTIFSRRDSFITHRAFCDTLAVENARISASITGNPTILPSQMNLQFQKPHYFNSHDQIPATFSMKKEQPTSDFRHIDIPPWLMMTTNCQPFAGDGTASGSTPQNNFSSSSVFFPAATRLDQQYTHKDLNDLHDNPNPNLPAEPRSGYHSTGESAAASPHNISATALLQKAGQFGATISNKASAVVSAATYNTGPTLLMRQIPHNTHVSVTNTTASATKQIHQNNLSSREEQMMTTSTTITTTTGPANISGIMTSFSNFANGFEGSTTFEEDAILFSTGFTNLNSKKEDDDHQLYEEDMTKDFLGLRPLSHTDHDIFNIAGLVNSTTEHDDDQFKIHKTWQS; from the exons ATGTCCATTTTAACTAGTGAAGAAGCTGCTGCAAGTTTATCTTCTTGCAACATGAATAATGATACTACTACTGGAGCCTTTTGCTATCCATCTCGGCAGCACTTAGCTACTCCCCAATATCAAAATTCACcacaacaaatcaagaaaaagaGAAACCAGCCAGGCAATCCAG ATCCAGAATCAGAAGTGATAGCTTTATCACCCAAGACACTAGTGGCAACCAACAGATTCTTTTGTGAAATTTGTAACAAAGGATTTCAAAGAGACCAAAATCTACAACTCCATAGAAGAGGTCACAATTTACCATGGAAgttaaagaagagagaaaataaagaagttgTAAGGAAGAAAGTGTATATTTGTCCAGAGTTGAGTTGTGTGCATCATGACCCATCTAGGGCATTAGGGGACCTTACTGGAATTAAGAAACATTATAGCAGAAAACATGGTGAGAAGAAGTGGAAATGTGAGAAATGTTCAAAGCGTTATGCTGTTCAATCTGATTGTAAAGCTCACTTCAAGACTTGTGGCACTAGAGAATACAAATGTGAATGTGGGACTATTTTTTCAAG ACGAGATAGTTTCATCACACACAGAGCATTCTGCGACACTTTAGCTGTGGAGAATGCAAGAATATCAGCATCAATAACTGGAAATCCAACAATTTTACCATCTCAAATGAACCTCCAGTTCCAAAAACCTCACTACTTCAACAGCCATGACCAAATTCCAGCTACATTTTCAATGAAAAAAGAGCAGCCTACTAGTGATTTCAGACATATTGATATTCCTCCATGGCTAATGATGACTACTAATTGTCAACCATTTGCTGGAGATGGAACAGCTTCTGGGTCTACACCACAAAATAATTTTAGCTCATCTTCAGTATTCTTCCCAGCTGCTACTAGGTTAGATCAACAATACACGCACAAAGATTTAAATGATCTTCATGACAACCCAAACCCTAATCTCCCAG CAGAACCTAGGTCAGGTTACCATTCAACAGGAGAATCAGCTGCAGCCTCTCCACACAATATTTCTGCAACTGCATTGCTGCAGAAAGCAGGTCAGTTTGGTGCTACAATTAGTAACAAAGCAAGTGCTGTCGTCTCTGCTGCTACTTATAACACAGGTCCAACCTTGTTGATGAGACAAATACCCCACAATACTCACGTGTCTGTTACTAATACTACTGCTTCTGCTACCAAACAAATTCATCAGAATAATTTGTCATCACGTGAAGAGCAGATGATGACAACTAgcactactattactactactactggACCTGCAAATATAAGTGGCATCATGACATCTTTTTCTAATTTTGCTAATGGGTTTGAAGGGTCAACGACGTTTGAAGAAGATGCAATATTATTCAGTACTGGATTTACCAATTTGAATTCCAAGAAAGAGGATGATGATCATCAGCTGTATGAGGAGGATATGACTAAGGATTTCTTGGGTTTAAGACCTCTTTCTCATACTGATCATGACATTTTCAACATTGCTGGTCTTGTTAATAGTACTACTGAACATGATGATGATCagtttaaaattcataaaacttGGCAAAGTTAA
- the LOC107876086 gene encoding protein indeterminate-domain 11 isoform X4 gives MSILTSEEAAASLSSCNMNNDTTTGAFCYPSRQHLATPQYQNSPQQIKKKRNQPGNPDPESEVIALSPKTLVATNRFFCEICNKGFQRDQNLQLHRRGHNLPWKLKKRENKEVVRKKVYICPELSCVHHDPSRALGDLTGIKKHYSRKHGEKKWKCEKCSKRYAVQSDCKAHFKTCGTREYKCECGTIFSRRDSFITHRAFCDTLAVENARISASITGNPTILPSQMNLQFQKPHYFNSHDQIPATFSMKKEQPTSDFRHIDIPPWLMMTTNCQPFAGDGTASGSTPQNNFSSSSVFFPAATRLDQQYTHKDLNDLHDNPNPNLPEPRSGYHSTGESAAASPHNISATALLQKAGSTTFEEDAILFSTGFTNLNSKKEDDDHQLYEEDMTKDFLGLRPLSHTDHDIFNIAGLVNSTTEHDDDQFKIHKTWQS, from the exons ATGTCCATTTTAACTAGTGAAGAAGCTGCTGCAAGTTTATCTTCTTGCAACATGAATAATGATACTACTACTGGAGCCTTTTGCTATCCATCTCGGCAGCACTTAGCTACTCCCCAATATCAAAATTCACcacaacaaatcaagaaaaagaGAAACCAGCCAGGCAATCCAG ATCCAGAATCAGAAGTGATAGCTTTATCACCCAAGACACTAGTGGCAACCAACAGATTCTTTTGTGAAATTTGTAACAAAGGATTTCAAAGAGACCAAAATCTACAACTCCATAGAAGAGGTCACAATTTACCATGGAAgttaaagaagagagaaaataaagaagttgTAAGGAAGAAAGTGTATATTTGTCCAGAGTTGAGTTGTGTGCATCATGACCCATCTAGGGCATTAGGGGACCTTACTGGAATTAAGAAACATTATAGCAGAAAACATGGTGAGAAGAAGTGGAAATGTGAGAAATGTTCAAAGCGTTATGCTGTTCAATCTGATTGTAAAGCTCACTTCAAGACTTGTGGCACTAGAGAATACAAATGTGAATGTGGGACTATTTTTTCAAG ACGAGATAGTTTCATCACACACAGAGCATTCTGCGACACTTTAGCTGTGGAGAATGCAAGAATATCAGCATCAATAACTGGAAATCCAACAATTTTACCATCTCAAATGAACCTCCAGTTCCAAAAACCTCACTACTTCAACAGCCATGACCAAATTCCAGCTACATTTTCAATGAAAAAAGAGCAGCCTACTAGTGATTTCAGACATATTGATATTCCTCCATGGCTAATGATGACTACTAATTGTCAACCATTTGCTGGAGATGGAACAGCTTCTGGGTCTACACCACAAAATAATTTTAGCTCATCTTCAGTATTCTTCCCAGCTGCTACTAGGTTAGATCAACAATACACGCACAAAGATTTAAATGATCTTCATGACAACCCAAACCCTAATCTCCCAG AACCTAGGTCAGGTTACCATTCAACAGGAGAATCAGCTGCAGCCTCTCCACACAATATTTCTGCAACTGCATTGCTGCAGAAAGCAG GGTCAACGACGTTTGAAGAAGATGCAATATTATTCAGTACTGGATTTACCAATTTGAATTCCAAGAAAGAGGATGATGATCATCAGCTGTATGAGGAGGATATGACTAAGGATTTCTTGGGTTTAAGACCTCTTTCTCATACTGATCATGACATTTTCAACATTGCTGGTCTTGTTAATAGTACTACTGAACATGATGATGATCagtttaaaattcataaaacttGGCAAAGTTAA
- the LOC107876086 gene encoding protein indeterminate-domain 11 isoform X3: MSILTSEEAAASLSSCNMNNDTTTGAFCYPSRQHLATPQYQNSPQQIKKKRNQPGNPDPESEVIALSPKTLVATNRFFCEICNKGFQRDQNLQLHRRGHNLPWKLKKRENKEVVRKKVYICPELSCVHHDPSRALGDLTGIKKHYSRKHGEKKWKCEKCSKRYAVQSDCKAHFKTCGTREYKCECGTIFSRRDSFITHRAFCDTLAVENARISASITGNPTILPSQMNLQFQKPHYFNSHDQIPATFSMKKEQPTSDFRHIDIPPWLMMTTNCQPFAGDGTASGSTPQNNFSSSSVFFPAATRLDQQYTHKDLNDLHDNPNPNLPAEPRSGYHSTGESAAASPHNISATALLQKAGSTTFEEDAILFSTGFTNLNSKKEDDDHQLYEEDMTKDFLGLRPLSHTDHDIFNIAGLVNSTTEHDDDQFKIHKTWQS, from the exons ATGTCCATTTTAACTAGTGAAGAAGCTGCTGCAAGTTTATCTTCTTGCAACATGAATAATGATACTACTACTGGAGCCTTTTGCTATCCATCTCGGCAGCACTTAGCTACTCCCCAATATCAAAATTCACcacaacaaatcaagaaaaagaGAAACCAGCCAGGCAATCCAG ATCCAGAATCAGAAGTGATAGCTTTATCACCCAAGACACTAGTGGCAACCAACAGATTCTTTTGTGAAATTTGTAACAAAGGATTTCAAAGAGACCAAAATCTACAACTCCATAGAAGAGGTCACAATTTACCATGGAAgttaaagaagagagaaaataaagaagttgTAAGGAAGAAAGTGTATATTTGTCCAGAGTTGAGTTGTGTGCATCATGACCCATCTAGGGCATTAGGGGACCTTACTGGAATTAAGAAACATTATAGCAGAAAACATGGTGAGAAGAAGTGGAAATGTGAGAAATGTTCAAAGCGTTATGCTGTTCAATCTGATTGTAAAGCTCACTTCAAGACTTGTGGCACTAGAGAATACAAATGTGAATGTGGGACTATTTTTTCAAG ACGAGATAGTTTCATCACACACAGAGCATTCTGCGACACTTTAGCTGTGGAGAATGCAAGAATATCAGCATCAATAACTGGAAATCCAACAATTTTACCATCTCAAATGAACCTCCAGTTCCAAAAACCTCACTACTTCAACAGCCATGACCAAATTCCAGCTACATTTTCAATGAAAAAAGAGCAGCCTACTAGTGATTTCAGACATATTGATATTCCTCCATGGCTAATGATGACTACTAATTGTCAACCATTTGCTGGAGATGGAACAGCTTCTGGGTCTACACCACAAAATAATTTTAGCTCATCTTCAGTATTCTTCCCAGCTGCTACTAGGTTAGATCAACAATACACGCACAAAGATTTAAATGATCTTCATGACAACCCAAACCCTAATCTCCCAG CAGAACCTAGGTCAGGTTACCATTCAACAGGAGAATCAGCTGCAGCCTCTCCACACAATATTTCTGCAACTGCATTGCTGCAGAAAGCAG GGTCAACGACGTTTGAAGAAGATGCAATATTATTCAGTACTGGATTTACCAATTTGAATTCCAAGAAAGAGGATGATGATCATCAGCTGTATGAGGAGGATATGACTAAGGATTTCTTGGGTTTAAGACCTCTTTCTCATACTGATCATGACATTTTCAACATTGCTGGTCTTGTTAATAGTACTACTGAACATGATGATGATCagtttaaaattcataaaacttGGCAAAGTTAA
- the LOC107873975 gene encoding zinc finger MYM-type protein 1-like, protein MICPNVQKDIVNSCAKETLKAIVEDLNGDYFGILVDESKDVSHKEQMTLVLRYVNKEGKLIERFLGVVHVKDTFARSLKDAICSLLLEHNLSSSHIRGQGYDGDSNMQGEFNCIKTLIMKDTPSIYSVHCFAHQLQLTLVAVAKKHHERREMLRDDQIKKLEELLMLGEVHTGSGLNQELGLQSAGDTRWSSHFKIVRNYIKLFSSIIHVLEVLAKEGSNYQEKSLAKSLVDDIRSYEFVYTLHLILKVLAITHDLNMALERKDQDIVTAINLVGFIKRVAIYERF, encoded by the exons ATGATTTGTCCAAATGTTCAAAAAGACATTGTGAATTCTTGTGCTAAAGAAACGTTGAAAGCAATTGTTGAAGACTTAAATGGAGATTACTTTGGAATATTAGTTGACGAGTCTAAAGATGTCTCCCATAAAGAACAAATGACCCTTGTTCTGCGATATGTCAACAAAGAGGGTAAGCTTATTGAGCGATTTCTTGGTGTTGTTCATGTTAAAGATACATTTGCACGGTCACTAAAAGATGCTATATGTTCTTTGCTTTTAGAGCATAATTTAAGTTCTTCTCATATTCGGGGACAAGGTTATGATGGAGATAGTAATATGCAGGGAGAATTCAATTGTATTAAAACTTTGATTATGAAAGATACTCCTTCGATATATAGTGTACATTGTTTTGCTCATCAGTTACAATTGACTCTTGTAGCTGTTGCAAAGAAGCATCATGAG CGCAGGGAGATGCTTAGAGatgatcaaataaaaaaattagaagagtTATTGATGCTCGGTGAAGTTCATACAGGAAGCGGATTGAATCAAGAACTTGGACTTCAAAGCGCAGGAGATACTCGTTGGAGTTCTCATTTTAAAATAGTGCGTAACTATATTAAATTATTCTCCTCAATTATTCATGTACTAGAAGTTCTTGCTAAGGAGGGTTCAAATTACCAAGAGAAATCATTAGCAAAGAGTTTAGTAGATGACATAAGATCTTATGAGTTTGTGTATACGCTGCATTTGATATTAAAAGTGTTGGCAATTACACATGATTTGAATATGGCTTTGGAAAGAAAAGATCAAGATATCGTTACTGCTATAAACCTTGTTGGTTTCATAAAGAGAGTTGCAATCTATGAGAGATTCTAA
- the LOC107876087 gene encoding polyadenylate-binding protein 2: protein MNQFKPTSLYVGDLDINMTDTQLYELFNQVGQVISVRICRDLSTQRSLGYGFVNYSNPQDAAKAMEMLDSTPVNGKSIRVKYSHRDPNFPKSRTANLFVRNLDKSIDNKALHDTFSSFGSIVSCKVVTDSNGQSKCYGFVQFDNDESAQSAIDKLNGMVINNRQLYVAHALRK, encoded by the coding sequence ATGAACCAGTTCAAGCCGACGTCTCTGTATGTCGGGGACTTGGACATCAACATGACTGATACACAGCTGTACGAGCTGTTTAACCAAGTGGGTCAGGTTATTTCGGTTAGGATTTGTAGGGACCTTAGCACTCAGAGATCCCTTGGCTATGGCTTTGTCAACTACAGCAATCCTCAGGATGCTGCAAAGGCAATGGAGATGTTGGATTCGACTCCTGTTAACGGAAAGTCCATTAGGGTGAAGTACTCTCATAGGGATCCAAATTTCCCTAAGAGTAGAACAGCAAATCTATTTGTCAGGAATTTGGACAAGTCAATTGACAACAAAGCTTTACATGACACCTTTTCAAGCTTTGGCTCCATTGTTTCTTGCAAGGTAGTTACTGATTCTAATGGCCAGTCGAAGTGTTATGGTTTTGTACAATTCGACAACGATGAATCTGCTCAAAGCGCCATAGATAAGTTAAACGGTATGGTCATCAATAATAGGCAATTGTATGTTGCACATGCTCTTCGCAAATAG